The following proteins come from a genomic window of Gossypium raimondii isolate GPD5lz chromosome 5, ASM2569854v1, whole genome shotgun sequence:
- the LOC105771101 gene encoding ethylene-responsive transcription factor ERF014: MVKTDLQKIQVQPQPSKQMKASTSPTPPPPSSSACKKKKYKGVRMRSWGSWVSEIRAPNQKTRIWLGSYSTPEAAARAYDAALLCLKGSSANLNFPITSSHYIPDPDTLLSPKSIQRVAAAAANSFVVGHGVSSAATPPISPPPPSTSSSSPASSPSMSSSPSDHQVVDVDDDAYVSLIQSLAANDEPISLMEPWYSSFDSCLQYSPKHIDQMFNVSSLNPPSMIHDFYDEGDDIRLWSFC; the protein is encoded by the coding sequence ATGGTGAAGACTGATCTGCAGAAGATTCAAGTTCAACCACAACCATCAAAGCAAATGAAGGCATCAACATCACCcacaccaccaccaccatccTCATCagcatgcaaaaagaagaaatataagGGTGTAAGAATGAGGAGCTGGGGTTCTTGGGTGTCAGAGATTAGGGCTCCAAATCAAAAAACAAGAATCTGGTTAGGGTCTTATTCTACACCAGAAGCTGCTGCAAGAGCCTATGATGCTGCACTTCTTTGCCTCAAAGGTTCCTCAGCTAATCTCAACTTCCCAATCACATCCTCACATTACATCCCTGACCCTGACACCCTTTTGTCTCCCAAGTCAATACAAAGAGTGGCTGCTGCAGCTGCTAATAGTTTTGTCGTCGGTCATGGCGTCTCCAGTGCCGCCACCCCACCGATATCCCCACCACCTCCCTCCACATCCTCCTCTTCACCAGCTTCTTCCCCATCAATGTCCTCCTCACCATCTGATCATCAAGTAGttgatgttgatgatgatgcttATGTGTCACTCATACAATCTCTTGCTGCAAACGACGAGCCTATTTCTCTGATGGAACCATGGTACTCCTCCTTTGACAGCTGCCTGCAATATTCTCCCAAGCATATTGATCAGATGTTCAATGTATCCTCACTTAATCCACCCTCAATGATCCATGATTTCTATGATGAAGGTGATGATATCCGCCTATGGAGTTTTTGCTaa